The Sphingomonas sp. KR3-1 genome contains a region encoding:
- a CDS encoding winged helix-turn-helix domain-containing protein — MEGRIDLAHQPAFRLGALEVRPALRQLARDDGSEEVLEPRVMQVLVALARADGAIVSRDDLTRSCWEGRVVGEDAINRVVSRLRRAAEGIGQGSFRIETITKVGYRLLREGQAEAALVAAPDSPLARAHAEVHRLRLDRRAMLSGAGLAAVTVGGGLFAWRRFVASDPALTDKPPADVAPLMIQAQMAMTQGTVEGGNQAIGLLRRVVSLRPDYADGWGLLALSYSAAAVGRPQQFEADMRARATEARRRALALDPGNAYARAADGLGKPVLGNWTAAERGLRASLASHPHNDMLTSSLAGVMLGVGRCAEAANLLDGIWKRIPPNPGLAYTHVQTLWAAGRPDEADKAMDDAVALFPTHFAVWFTRFYLLMYTGRAREAIALGENRETRPTGIPEWNFEQVLIVARALLSRTDGDIQAAVTASFEGARRGAGFAENGILFLSALGRLDEAFAVADAYYFARGFDPGELRFSAEQGTYTRRNARRTHMLFLPPTAAMRADPRFLKLADVLGLTRYWREMGVRPDYQATG; from the coding sequence GTGGAGGGACGCATCGATCTTGCACATCAGCCGGCATTCCGCCTGGGCGCGCTCGAGGTGCGCCCGGCGCTGCGCCAGCTCGCCCGCGACGACGGCAGCGAGGAGGTGCTCGAGCCGCGGGTGATGCAGGTGCTCGTCGCGCTCGCCCGCGCGGACGGCGCGATCGTCAGCCGCGACGACCTGACGCGCAGCTGCTGGGAAGGCCGTGTCGTCGGCGAGGATGCGATCAACCGCGTCGTCTCGCGCCTGCGCCGCGCCGCCGAGGGGATCGGCCAGGGCAGCTTCCGGATCGAGACGATCACCAAGGTCGGCTATCGGCTGCTGCGCGAGGGCCAGGCCGAAGCCGCCCTTGTCGCCGCGCCGGACAGTCCGCTCGCCAGGGCGCATGCCGAGGTGCACCGCCTCCGCCTCGATCGCCGCGCGATGCTCTCCGGCGCGGGGCTCGCGGCGGTCACGGTCGGCGGCGGGCTGTTTGCCTGGCGCCGTTTCGTGGCGTCCGACCCCGCGCTTACCGACAAGCCGCCCGCCGATGTCGCGCCGCTGATGATCCAGGCCCAGATGGCGATGACCCAGGGCACGGTCGAGGGTGGCAACCAGGCGATCGGGCTGCTGCGCCGCGTGGTGAGCCTACGCCCGGACTATGCCGATGGCTGGGGCCTGCTCGCACTTTCCTATTCCGCCGCCGCGGTCGGCCGGCCGCAGCAGTTCGAGGCGGACATGCGCGCGCGAGCGACGGAGGCGCGGCGCCGCGCGCTCGCGCTCGATCCCGGCAACGCCTATGCCCGCGCCGCCGACGGGCTGGGCAAGCCGGTGCTCGGCAACTGGACCGCCGCCGAGCGCGGGTTGCGCGCGAGCCTTGCCAGCCACCCCCATAACGACATGCTGACCAGCTCACTCGCCGGGGTGATGCTAGGCGTCGGCCGCTGCGCCGAGGCCGCCAATCTGCTCGACGGGATCTGGAAGCGCATCCCGCCCAATCCCGGGCTGGCCTACACCCATGTCCAGACGCTCTGGGCCGCCGGCCGGCCAGACGAGGCCGACAAGGCGATGGACGACGCGGTCGCGCTGTTCCCGACGCATTTCGCGGTGTGGTTCACGCGCTTCTACCTGCTGATGTACACCGGCCGTGCCCGCGAGGCGATCGCGCTCGGCGAGAATCGCGAGACGCGGCCGACCGGCATTCCCGAGTGGAATTTCGAGCAGGTGCTGATCGTCGCCCGCGCGCTGCTCAGCCGCACGGACGGCGACATCCAGGCGGCGGTAACGGCAAGCTTCGAGGGCGCGCGGCGCGGCGCAGGCTTTGCCGAGAACGGGATCCTGTTCCTGTCGGCGCTGGGCCGGCTCGACGAGGCGTTCGCGGTTGCCGACGCCTATTATTTCGCGCGCGGCTTCGATCCGGGCGAGCTGCGCTTCTCCGCCGAGCAGGGTACGTACACACGGCGAAACGCCCGGCGGACGCACATGCTGTTCCTGCCGCCCACCGCCGCGATGCGCGCCGATCCGCGCTTCCTCAAGCTCGCCGACGTGCTGGGGCTCACGCGCTACTGGCGGGAAATGGGCGTCAGGCCCGATTATCAGGCGACCGGCTGA
- a CDS encoding aminotransferase class V-fold PLP-dependent enzyme, whose translation MSSYKHLFQRAIAAAPERLHFAAHSHHLWPDASYLGQLAAWEDGVRLADRKWERVIGEIWPAAQRHVAAELKLPDPDTIVFAPNTHELLLRIASALPRRPLRILASDGEFHSFRRQSMRWEEAGSAQVERVPLERIVERATSGEHDLIFVSQVQFGTGQVFGQLAELAALARPEGPWVVIDGYHAFMAMEVDLSAVADKVFYLAGGYKYAMAGEGCAFLHAPPGYGARPEITGWYAEFEDLALPPGSIGYAPDARRFLGATFDPSGIYRFVAVRDMLRQEELTTAGIAAHVDGLRAQLLANLPIAAELRNPGSPARFLALRSPDAQRWKAELEAEDVITDVRGDVLRIGFGLYQDARDVRQLIEALSFLR comes from the coding sequence GTGAGCAGCTACAAGCACCTTTTCCAGCGCGCGATCGCGGCGGCGCCCGAGCGGCTGCACTTCGCCGCGCATTCGCACCATCTCTGGCCCGACGCCTCCTATCTCGGCCAGCTCGCCGCCTGGGAGGACGGAGTCCGCCTCGCCGACCGCAAATGGGAGCGGGTGATCGGCGAGATCTGGCCCGCGGCGCAGCGCCACGTCGCGGCGGAGCTGAAGCTGCCCGACCCGGATACGATCGTCTTCGCGCCGAACACGCACGAACTGCTGCTGCGCATCGCATCGGCGCTGCCCAGGCGCCCGCTGCGCATCCTGGCGAGCGACGGCGAGTTCCACAGCTTCCGCCGCCAGTCGATGCGCTGGGAGGAAGCGGGCAGCGCGCAGGTGGAGCGCGTGCCGCTCGAGCGGATCGTAGAGCGCGCCACGAGCGGCGAGCATGACCTGATCTTCGTCAGCCAGGTCCAGTTCGGCACCGGCCAGGTGTTCGGGCAGCTGGCCGAACTCGCCGCGCTCGCCCGGCCCGAGGGTCCCTGGGTGGTGATCGACGGCTATCACGCCTTCATGGCGATGGAAGTCGACCTGTCGGCGGTGGCGGACAAGGTCTTCTACCTCGCCGGCGGCTACAAATATGCGATGGCCGGCGAGGGCTGCGCGTTCCTTCATGCACCGCCCGGCTATGGCGCGCGGCCGGAGATCACCGGCTGGTACGCCGAGTTCGAGGACCTCGCGCTGCCGCCCGGCAGCATTGGCTATGCGCCGGACGCGCGCCGTTTCCTCGGCGCAACCTTCGATCCCTCGGGCATCTACCGCTTCGTCGCGGTGCGCGACATGCTGCGCCAGGAGGAACTGACCACCGCCGGGATCGCCGCGCATGTCGACGGCCTGCGCGCGCAGCTGTTGGCGAACCTGCCGATCGCGGCCGAGCTGCGCAATCCCGGCAGCCCCGCCCGTTTCCTCGCGCTCCGGTCGCCCGACGCCCAGCGCTGGAAGGCCGAGCTCGAGGCCGAGGACGTGATCACCGATGTCCGCGGCGACGTGCTGCGGATCGGCTTCGGCCTCTACCAGGATGCGCGCGACGTGCGGCAGCTGATCGAGGCGCTTTCGTTCCTGCGCTAG
- a CDS encoding UrcA family protein has product MSKFIAAFAAATLIATPAFAGERTVIVRHADLDLNTDAGRNALNRRLAAATEQVCGSYSNVSADEQDTVKSCRAAAKRDIARQLSVQLARR; this is encoded by the coding sequence ATGTCCAAGTTCATCGCCGCCTTCGCCGCCGCCACGCTGATCGCCACCCCCGCGTTCGCCGGGGAGCGGACCGTCATCGTCCGCCATGCCGACCTCGATTTGAACACCGATGCCGGCCGCAACGCCCTCAACCGCCGCCTCGCCGCCGCGACCGAGCAGGTCTGCGGCTCCTATTCGAACGTCAGCGCGGACGAGCAGGACACGGTCAAAAGCTGCCGCGCCGCCGCGAAGCGCGACATCGCGCGCCAGCTGAGCGTGCAGCTCGCGCGGCGCTGA
- a CDS encoding tryptophan 2,3-dioxygenase gives MTESMTYGRYLALDQLLSAQHPLSDRHDELLFVIIHQTKELWLKQMIAELRAALELVRADRPVEAYKSLARISRIQAVMTLSWDVLATMTPSDYTRFREVLGSSSGFQSDQFRAVETMLGLRGGGVPGPLTNEMAALPSLWDEANAALARAGFAVPAEALARDWSQPYVPSRAVEDAWAEVYRDPTRWWELYQLAEKLVDIDDALATWRHKHVITVSRVIGMKMGTGGTAGVPYLESTLTKRAFPELWTLRTQL, from the coding sequence ATGACCGAAAGCATGACCTATGGCCGCTATCTCGCGCTCGACCAGCTGCTCAGCGCCCAGCATCCGCTGTCCGATCGGCATGACGAGCTGCTGTTCGTCATCATCCACCAGACCAAGGAACTCTGGCTCAAGCAGATGATCGCCGAGCTGCGCGCCGCGCTCGAGCTGGTCCGCGCCGACCGGCCGGTCGAGGCGTACAAGTCGCTCGCCCGGATCAGCCGCATCCAGGCGGTGATGACGCTGAGCTGGGACGTGCTCGCGACGATGACGCCGAGCGACTATACGCGCTTCCGTGAGGTGCTGGGGAGCAGCTCGGGCTTCCAGTCGGACCAGTTCCGCGCGGTCGAGACGATGCTGGGGCTGCGCGGCGGCGGCGTGCCGGGGCCGCTCACCAACGAGATGGCGGCACTGCCGAGCCTGTGGGACGAGGCCAATGCCGCGCTCGCCCGTGCCGGCTTCGCGGTGCCGGCCGAGGCGCTGGCGCGCGACTGGAGCCAGCCTTACGTGCCGAGTAGGGCCGTCGAGGATGCCTGGGCAGAAGTCTATCGCGACCCGACGCGCTGGTGGGAGCTGTACCAGCTCGCCGAGAAGCTGGTCGACATCGACGATGCGCTCGCCACCTGGCGGCACAAGCACGTCATCACCGTCAGCCGCGTGATCGGAATGAAGATGGGCACCGGCGGCACCGCCGGCGTGCCCTATCTCGAATCGACGCTGACCAAGCGGGCGTTCCCCGAGCTGTGGACGCTCCGGACGCAGCTGTGA
- a CDS encoding CoA-binding protein, which yields MPLTRDEDIKALLESVRTIALVGASDRPDRPSYGVMAFLQRHGYRVIPVNPQITGEHVHGEFVFRELSQIGDPIDLVDIFRRPQAAGEAVDEAIAAGAKAVWLQLGVINEEAAARAEAAGLKVVMDRCPAIEIPRLGLQPVA from the coding sequence ATGCCGCTGACGCGCGACGAGGACATCAAGGCGCTGCTCGAAAGCGTGCGCACCATCGCATTGGTCGGCGCGTCCGACCGGCCCGACCGGCCGAGCTACGGCGTGATGGCGTTCCTCCAGCGCCACGGCTACCGCGTCATCCCGGTCAATCCGCAGATCACCGGCGAGCATGTCCACGGCGAGTTCGTCTTCCGCGAGCTCAGCCAGATCGGCGATCCGATCGACCTGGTCGACATCTTCCGCCGGCCCCAGGCCGCGGGCGAGGCCGTGGACGAAGCGATCGCCGCGGGGGCCAAGGCGGTGTGGCTGCAGCTCGGCGTGATCAACGAGGAAGCCGCGGCGCGCGCCGAGGCGGCGGGGCTCAAGGTGGTGATGGACCGCTGCCCGGCGATCGAGATTCCGCGGCTGGGGCTTCAGCCGGTCGCCTGA